The following proteins come from a genomic window of Ilumatobacter coccineus YM16-304:
- a CDS encoding HAD family hydrolase, with translation MTAPQALLVDMDGTIVDSEPYWIETEGELVAEFGGTWTADDAHSVVGFALIDAAVELRDRGGVDLEPEAIVARLLDRVIERCGEHLPWRPGARDLLIEARDAGVPCVLVTMSWRRFADAVIDAAPDGVFVGSVTGDEVVNGKPAPDPYLAGAALLGLDPSECVAIEDSPTGVASALAAGCRTLAVPHVVDVEPQAGVTIWPDGLVGRTLADLATV, from the coding sequence GTGACTGCACCACAGGCCCTGCTGGTCGACATGGACGGAACGATCGTCGATTCCGAGCCCTACTGGATCGAGACGGAAGGCGAACTCGTGGCCGAGTTCGGCGGAACGTGGACCGCCGACGACGCTCACTCGGTCGTCGGATTCGCACTGATCGACGCGGCCGTGGAGTTGCGCGATCGCGGTGGCGTCGACCTCGAACCGGAAGCGATCGTCGCTCGGCTGCTCGACCGCGTGATCGAGCGGTGCGGCGAGCACCTGCCGTGGCGCCCAGGCGCTCGCGATCTGTTGATCGAGGCCCGCGACGCCGGAGTGCCGTGTGTGCTCGTGACCATGTCGTGGCGCCGTTTCGCCGATGCCGTCATCGATGCCGCGCCCGACGGGGTCTTCGTCGGCTCGGTCACCGGTGACGAGGTCGTCAACGGCAAGCCGGCTCCCGATCCGTACCTCGCTGGCGCAGCCCTGCTGGGCCTCGACCCATCCGAGTGCGTGGCGATCGAGGATTCACCCACCGGCGTCGCGTCGGCACTCGCCGCGGGCTGTCGCACGCTGGCAGTGCCGCATGTGGTCGACGTGGAGCCTCAGGCCGGTGTCACCATCTGGCCCGACGGCTTGGTGGGTCGCACGCTCGCAGATCTCGCAACGGTCTGA